From a single Collibacillus ludicampi genomic region:
- a CDS encoding aldehyde dehydrogenase family protein: MQESHHIFIQGKWRKGEGGIRKIMNPSSGEVLTEVKEATEEQVDEAVLAARRAFETTNWAENIELRVQMLRELSDKLEESAEEFALLETRNTGKPIRESRLDVSDSITCLRYYADLVANRICWEKEMYDGTISKVVEEPIGVCGLIVPWNFPLLLGIWKLAPALAAGNTVIFKPSEVTPLSFLKLTELIEKSEMPPGVFNLVLGEGRSVGHSLVAHPEVDKISFTGGSATGRRIYQECAKNLKRVSLELGGKSPLLVFDDVDLATAVDWAMFGSFFNQGQVCVASSRILVHQSLYDDFLTHLSARAAQIVIGDPVDETTEMGPLVSEAHRKKVEEYIQIGLTDGARLLSGGQRIPDRSGYYLSPAIFTDVKQDMRIVQEEIFGPVITVQPFKEEIEAIQLANDTPFGLAAGVLSRDLERAERVAGRLRAGTVWINGYHTPHVETPWGGFKQSGIGRELGPQGLAAFTEAKHINRNLQLQPIGWYSNKGVSS; this comes from the coding sequence GTGCAGGAATCACATCATATTTTCATACAGGGAAAATGGCGGAAAGGAGAAGGAGGGATTCGCAAAATTATGAATCCCTCCTCCGGGGAGGTACTAACTGAAGTAAAAGAAGCCACAGAGGAACAAGTGGATGAGGCTGTCTTGGCGGCCCGCCGAGCATTTGAAACAACCAACTGGGCTGAGAATATCGAGTTGCGGGTTCAAATGTTGCGTGAATTATCAGATAAATTAGAGGAATCTGCCGAGGAATTTGCTCTACTGGAGACTCGAAACACGGGAAAACCGATCCGCGAATCCCGGCTAGATGTGAGTGACTCAATAACATGTCTCCGCTACTATGCGGATCTTGTTGCAAATAGGATCTGCTGGGAGAAAGAGATGTACGACGGTACGATAAGCAAGGTGGTGGAAGAGCCAATTGGGGTATGCGGATTGATTGTTCCATGGAACTTCCCATTGTTGCTTGGCATATGGAAACTTGCTCCCGCTCTGGCTGCCGGTAACACTGTAATCTTTAAGCCGTCAGAAGTAACACCACTCTCGTTTTTGAAACTAACAGAATTGATCGAAAAGAGCGAAATGCCCCCGGGAGTGTTTAACCTTGTCTTGGGGGAAGGCCGCTCTGTAGGGCATTCGCTTGTAGCCCATCCGGAAGTGGACAAAATTTCTTTTACGGGAGGCTCTGCAACAGGACGCCGAATCTATCAGGAGTGTGCCAAGAACTTAAAACGTGTTTCTCTGGAATTAGGAGGTAAATCTCCGTTATTGGTGTTCGACGATGTGGATCTAGCAACTGCTGTTGATTGGGCAATGTTTGGTTCATTTTTCAACCAGGGGCAAGTATGTGTTGCTTCCTCTCGTATCCTTGTGCACCAATCCTTATATGATGATTTCTTAACCCATCTTTCTGCAAGAGCAGCTCAAATTGTGATTGGGGATCCTGTAGATGAAACAACCGAAATGGGGCCTCTCGTTAGCGAGGCTCATCGCAAGAAAGTGGAAGAGTATATTCAAATTGGATTAACAGATGGTGCTCGGTTGTTAAGCGGAGGGCAACGAATTCCTGACCGTTCTGGTTACTATCTGTCACCCGCAATATTTACGGATGTAAAACAAGACATGCGAATCGTACAAGAAGAGATATTTGGCCCTGTAATTACTGTTCAACCTTTTAAAGAAGAGATAGAGGCGATTCAACTGGCAAACGATACTCCTTTCGGTCTTGCAGCCGGGGTATTGAGTAGAGATCTGGAGCGGGCTGAACGGGTGGCTGGTCGCCTAAGGGCAGGTACAGTATGGATTAACGGATACCATACTCCACACGTTGAAACTCCTTGGGGTGGTTTCAAACAAAGCGGTATAGGGCGTGAGTTAGGGCCCCAGGGCTTAGCTGCATTTACGGAAGCTAAACATATCAATCGGAATCTTCAACTACAACCAATTGGTTGGTATTCGAACAAGGGGGTTAGTTCATGA
- a CDS encoding cytosine permease, with translation MTNHHPFAHDSIQPTPMNARTMGLFPAFSLWLGSNVVVTTVFTGQLLVPDLPYLTGLAVILFGSLIGAIFLILTGNIGTRTGLPTMALCRGAFGTRGAHLPSLLNTTVLIGWSWIQAYMGGSVSIML, from the coding sequence ATGACTAACCATCATCCTTTCGCCCATGATAGTATCCAGCCTACACCGATGAACGCGAGAACGATGGGATTATTCCCTGCGTTTTCACTATGGTTAGGTTCGAACGTTGTTGTAACCACGGTCTTTACAGGGCAGCTTCTCGTTCCCGATCTGCCTTACTTAACAGGCCTTGCCGTGATTCTTTTCGGTTCCCTTATAGGAGCGATTTTTCTGATTCTCACTGGAAATATTGGAACACGTACGGGTCTACCTACTATGGCACTATGCCGGGGGGCCTTTGGGACACGGGGAGCTCATTTGCCCTCGTTATTAAATACGACTGTTCTTATTGGATGGAGTTGGATTCAAGCCTATATGGGGGGCTCAGTATCGATCATGCTGTGA
- a CDS encoding purine-cytosine permease family protein: MKNLTGYSNINFWTVFTQVVVVLITIYGHKGIETFASLAAHFMVILAFVLFGYLFTEYNIGDLIHLPTSQNPKNTVITGFDIVVATAFSWLPLVCDYNRNATSSKTGIIGTYAGYNIGTFLAMALGATVSGLSILSNITQTYDPTDLIGSKHPWLGLLPALVIFVSVVSTNVMALYSSTLSYLAVFQKQKYLATTIVIGVITILGALLKQWLLDHFQNFLLMIGTLLIPVGALMIVDYYLVNRGYYDPDEIINGTKKLYWYFKGVNVYTYISYFLGAGFGYYFTYVRTLPTGATILTFLVTSVVYWGLIKMTGKSVVPKNIEKPRELSTGFQNTK; encoded by the coding sequence GTGAAAAATCTTACAGGGTATAGCAACATCAATTTCTGGACCGTTTTCACTCAAGTGGTGGTGGTTCTTATCACGATCTATGGGCATAAAGGAATTGAAACCTTTGCATCATTAGCTGCACATTTTATGGTCATATTAGCGTTTGTCCTCTTTGGGTATTTGTTTACTGAGTATAATATCGGAGACTTGATTCATCTACCAACCAGCCAAAATCCCAAAAATACAGTCATCACTGGATTTGATATAGTTGTGGCTACGGCGTTTTCTTGGCTCCCGCTTGTATGTGATTATAATCGGAATGCAACATCATCGAAAACAGGAATAATTGGAACGTATGCTGGATACAACATTGGAACATTTTTAGCCATGGCTCTTGGAGCTACAGTTTCTGGTCTCTCAATCCTAAGTAACATAACCCAAACCTACGATCCCACTGATCTTATTGGAAGCAAACATCCATGGTTAGGCTTATTACCAGCACTGGTGATTTTCGTCTCGGTGGTCTCCACTAATGTTATGGCACTCTATAGTTCTACCCTGTCTTATTTGGCTGTTTTTCAAAAGCAAAAATATCTGGCTACAACGATCGTTATTGGAGTAATAACCATTCTTGGTGCATTGTTAAAACAATGGTTACTTGATCATTTTCAAAATTTTTTGCTAATGATTGGAACACTTTTAATTCCTGTGGGCGCTTTGATGATCGTTGATTATTATCTCGTGAACAGAGGTTATTATGATCCAGATGAGATTATTAATGGTACGAAGAAGCTATATTGGTATTTTAAAGGAGTAAACGTATATACTTATATTTCTTACTTTCTTGGAGCAGGATTCGGATACTATTTCACGTATGTCCGTACTCTTCCAACGGGAGCTACGATATTAACTTTTTTGGTAACATCTGTTGTATATTGGGGACTCATTAAAATGACAGGAAAGAGTGTGGTACCCAAGAATATCGAAAAGCCCAGAGAACTATCAACCGGATTTCAAAATACCAAATGA
- a CDS encoding cyclase family protein, with protein MKIKKIVDLSLPLTNDTPIYPGDPQPNISVATTIEKEGYNLHYVHIGSQTGSHVDAPYHFCDHGERIDESDLRLFIGTGVVIPVTGKGEQEEITLDDVETYLDRLAPGKIVLFHTGWSQYAGEEKYFRHPYVSVEVVDEMIRRGIRTFCIDAINMDVTGGTSFPVHDAVAAVNGIIAENMTNFESIDFPDPLITLFPLKIAGADGSPVRAVAIEIEK; from the coding sequence ATCAAGATTAAAAAAATAGTAGATCTTTCTCTTCCTTTGACGAATGATACGCCGATCTATCCCGGAGATCCCCAACCGAACATCAGTGTAGCCACGACCATTGAAAAGGAAGGCTACAACTTGCACTATGTACACATCGGTTCGCAGACAGGGTCACATGTGGATGCCCCTTATCATTTTTGTGATCATGGTGAGCGTATAGATGAATCTGACTTGCGGTTATTTATCGGAACCGGTGTGGTCATTCCTGTAACTGGAAAAGGAGAGCAAGAAGAAATTACTTTAGATGATGTAGAAACTTACTTGGATCGATTAGCTCCGGGCAAGATCGTGTTATTTCATACCGGGTGGTCCCAATATGCGGGGGAAGAAAAGTACTTTCGCCATCCGTATGTCAGTGTGGAAGTGGTGGATGAGATGATTCGTAGAGGCATACGCACCTTTTGCATTGATGCAATTAATATGGATGTCACCGGCGGAACGTCATTTCCAGTACATGATGCGGTTGCGGCGGTCAACGGAATTATTGCGGAGAATATGACAAACTTCGAATCAATTGATTTCCCTGATCCGCTAATAACGTTGTTTCCGTTAAAAATTGCGGGAGCCGACGGCTCACCTGTTCGTGCGGTTGCGATTGAAATAGAAAAGTAA
- a CDS encoding MFS transporter: MEKNRLKEGIAIHHKVSIPSLTVLVVIFCFLSMLADGYDLGIYGAVLPKLLEDKQWALSPVQAGAIGSYALLGMLFGAIMVGTITDLIGRKWTLIFSLTVFSITMGLAAMAQTPETFGFIRFVGGIGLGGVIPTASALTIEYSPVQRRSFIYAVMFTGYSFGIVLGAVLSILLLQNHGWRFLFWIGILPILLVPFIILYMPESVNFLLARNRKEEAEKICERYHLNIKAIEMEEGQRDPKNKWQGLSTLFSRKYIRATLLLWVTYCMSMFLIYGLNTWLPQMMKKAGYPLGSSLSFMLTLNLTAAVGTLIAGLAADRWGSQRLIGFSYLLAAICIALLSVKSSIFVVYVLVGLAGFGSVGNTQLLNAYVTKYFSSHSRATALGWGLGVGRIGAISGPIIIGLLMSKGMNQMFSFYTFAIAGLLASLSILLVPKKDNEMI, translated from the coding sequence ATGGAAAAAAATCGTTTAAAAGAAGGCATTGCGATACATCATAAGGTTTCTATTCCATCTTTGACAGTACTCGTTGTTATTTTCTGTTTCCTCTCGATGTTGGCTGATGGTTATGACTTGGGGATATACGGTGCTGTCCTTCCCAAGCTTTTGGAAGACAAGCAATGGGCGTTATCCCCTGTTCAAGCGGGGGCTATTGGCAGTTACGCTTTGTTGGGGATGCTATTTGGCGCCATTATGGTAGGGACAATTACAGATTTAATCGGGCGGAAATGGACTCTGATTTTCAGCTTAACGGTTTTTTCTATTACAATGGGGTTGGCTGCGATGGCCCAAACACCGGAAACCTTTGGTTTCATTCGTTTTGTCGGGGGAATCGGTTTGGGAGGAGTCATTCCTACCGCTTCCGCTCTTACCATTGAATATTCACCCGTTCAGCGCCGTTCGTTTATCTATGCGGTCATGTTTACCGGCTACTCTTTTGGGATTGTTCTTGGAGCAGTCTTATCCATACTATTGCTGCAAAATCATGGCTGGCGTTTTTTGTTTTGGATTGGTATATTGCCAATTCTTCTCGTCCCTTTCATTATTTTGTATATGCCTGAATCGGTGAATTTCCTTCTCGCTCGGAATCGTAAAGAAGAAGCGGAAAAAATCTGCGAGCGCTATCATCTCAATATAAAAGCAATAGAAATGGAAGAAGGGCAACGGGATCCGAAAAATAAATGGCAAGGACTCTCTACTCTTTTTTCTAGAAAATATATAAGAGCTACGCTTCTATTATGGGTAACCTATTGCATGAGTATGTTCTTAATCTATGGCCTCAACACATGGTTACCGCAAATGATGAAAAAGGCAGGTTACCCGCTGGGTTCAAGTCTATCCTTCATGCTTACGCTCAACCTTACCGCAGCTGTGGGCACACTGATAGCTGGCCTGGCAGCCGACCGTTGGGGATCTCAGCGTCTCATTGGCTTTTCGTATCTATTAGCTGCCATTTGTATTGCTCTTCTATCTGTAAAATCGTCCATTTTTGTTGTCTATGTTCTTGTCGGGCTCGCCGGATTTGGTTCTGTTGGAAATACACAGTTGTTAAATGCCTATGTTACGAAATACTTTTCTTCCCACTCTCGGGCAACAGCTTTGGGATGGGGGCTGGGAGTCGGAAGAATTGGGGCGATATCAGGCCCGATTATTATCGGTCTATTGATGTCGAAGGGCATGAATCAGATGTTTAGTTTTTATACATTTGCTATTGCGGGTCTACTTGCTTCCCTTTCTATCCTTCTCGTCCCCAAAAAAGACAACGAAATGATTTAG
- a CDS encoding flavin reductase family protein: MIIFPSEQTRQDNYKLLIGSVLPRPIAFVTSVGKTGIVNAAPFSFFNVIGTEPPLLMFSCMRKQGGIMKDTARNAVEKKEFIVHIVDEANVEKINYTSIDAPEDISEIELAGLTVIPGHIVDVPRIQECKIAMECRLHQHLTLGGHEDAPNADVIIGEVLCFHIADELLDSGRIDVDRLKPVGRLAGTRYTTIGQVFDYPRPTYHNREDFNHEKK; the protein is encoded by the coding sequence TTGATCATTTTCCCATCGGAACAAACGCGGCAAGACAATTACAAACTATTAATAGGCAGTGTCCTTCCGCGTCCCATTGCCTTTGTTACCTCTGTTGGCAAAACAGGAATCGTGAATGCGGCACCCTTCAGTTTTTTTAATGTTATTGGTACCGAGCCCCCGCTTCTCATGTTTAGCTGTATGAGAAAACAGGGAGGGATCATGAAGGATACGGCACGTAATGCAGTTGAGAAGAAAGAGTTTATCGTACACATTGTGGATGAAGCGAATGTGGAGAAAATCAATTACACATCGATCGACGCGCCGGAAGATATCAGCGAAATTGAGTTAGCAGGGTTAACTGTGATCCCAGGGCACATCGTAGATGTTCCACGAATTCAAGAGTGTAAAATTGCCATGGAATGCCGGTTACATCAACATCTCACGCTGGGTGGCCATGAGGATGCACCCAATGCAGATGTCATCATCGGTGAAGTTCTCTGTTTTCACATTGCCGATGAATTGCTGGACAGCGGAAGAATCGATGTAGACAGGCTAAAACCTGTCGGAAGATTGGCGGGCACGCGTTACACGACGATCGGCCAGGTTTTCGATTATCCGCGCCCCACTTATCATAACAGGGAAGATTTCAATCATGAGAAAAAGTAA
- a CDS encoding LLM class flavin-dependent oxidoreductase, whose product MKFSLFTVFDNYKHVYDRTPEQFIEEVLQQTEAGDRLGYDSVWYAEHHFSEYGVLTSPNMLIAAAAQRTKKIRLGVSVAVLPLHNPLRIAEDYALADVLSGGRLNFGIGSGYLPHEFAGFNMTTENKAHIFNEALEIIKLAWSGERFSFKGNYFECTDVELNLLPVQRPMPPTWIAALRPAGAYYVAKMGYPIMGIPYVNANSIHELEEILSGYKETYKESGYDLDQLEIPLALHTYVAETSEQARKDSEEHINLYLKTRQYGKNARYDDLLAKEQLAIGSPEDVIQLIRKYEAIGMNHVMMLMNFGGMPHEKVMKSIELVAREVMPAFKGVNVF is encoded by the coding sequence ATGAAATTTAGTTTGTTTACCGTATTTGATAATTACAAACACGTGTATGACCGAACACCTGAACAGTTTATTGAAGAAGTCCTTCAACAAACGGAGGCAGGTGACCGGCTCGGCTATGATTCCGTATGGTATGCCGAGCATCATTTCAGTGAGTACGGCGTCCTTACTTCACCCAATATGCTGATTGCGGCTGCCGCGCAGAGAACCAAAAAGATCCGTCTTGGTGTATCCGTAGCGGTTCTCCCTCTTCATAATCCGCTGCGCATAGCGGAAGACTACGCCCTTGCCGACGTACTGAGCGGCGGACGCTTAAATTTTGGTATCGGCAGTGGCTATCTGCCACACGAATTCGCTGGCTTCAATATGACCACAGAGAATAAGGCGCATATCTTTAATGAAGCCCTGGAGATCATTAAATTGGCATGGAGCGGTGAGCGTTTTTCGTTTAAGGGGAACTATTTTGAGTGTACCGATGTAGAGTTGAATCTACTTCCTGTTCAGCGCCCGATGCCTCCTACTTGGATCGCTGCCCTTCGCCCGGCGGGTGCGTACTATGTCGCAAAAATGGGATATCCGATCATGGGGATTCCTTACGTCAATGCGAATTCCATCCATGAACTTGAAGAAATTCTTTCAGGATACAAAGAAACCTATAAAGAAAGCGGTTACGATCTTGATCAACTGGAAATCCCGTTAGCGCTTCACACCTATGTTGCCGAAACGTCGGAACAAGCCAGAAAGGATAGTGAAGAGCACATAAATCTTTATTTAAAGACCAGACAGTACGGGAAAAATGCACGCTATGACGACCTGTTAGCCAAAGAACAATTGGCGATAGGCTCTCCGGAGGATGTGATCCAGCTTATTCGGAAATATGAAGCGATCGGGATGAATCACGTCATGATGCTGATGAACTTCGGCGGCATGCCCCATGAAAAAGTGATGAAATCGATAGAATTGGTTGCACGTGAAGTGATGCCGGCTTTTAAGGGAGTGAACGTGTTTTGA
- a CDS encoding homogentisate 1,2-dioxygenase, protein MPFYQKRGMIPPKRHTVFKKPDGTLYREQVMGTRGFSGIQSIVYHLNAPTEIEHVGKIRDLTPKYAESIPLQHRHFATFSLEHQGESNDPVMGRIYLLGNEDVRIAVCRPAVGMDYFYRNAEGDEILFVHEGKGYLETIFGKLSYEEGDYLVIPVGTTYRVVMESEATRFLVIESSGPITTPRRYRNEHGQLLEHSPYCERDIRTPEELVTHDEKGKFEVRVKLHNQLHSYEYGFHPLDTVGWDGYLYPWAFNIKNFEPITGRIHLPPPVHQTFEGEGFVICSFVPRLFDYHPEAIPAPYYHSNVDSDEVLYYVDGQFMSRKGISEGSMTLHPMGLPHGPHPGTIEASIGKKDTYEYAVMIDTFKPLRITKQALSCEDENYVYSWLPKS, encoded by the coding sequence ATGCCGTTTTATCAAAAACGGGGAATGATTCCTCCAAAGCGCCATACGGTTTTTAAGAAGCCAGATGGAACCTTATACAGGGAACAGGTGATGGGAACGAGAGGCTTCTCCGGCATTCAATCGATTGTTTACCATTTGAATGCTCCTACTGAGATTGAGCATGTTGGAAAGATTAGAGATTTGACACCAAAGTATGCGGAATCCATTCCTCTTCAACATCGTCATTTTGCAACTTTTTCCCTTGAACATCAGGGCGAATCCAATGACCCTGTCATGGGGCGAATCTATCTTCTGGGGAATGAAGATGTACGAATCGCTGTTTGCCGTCCTGCAGTGGGAATGGACTATTTTTACCGGAATGCGGAAGGGGATGAGATCCTTTTTGTACATGAAGGAAAGGGGTATCTCGAAACGATTTTCGGCAAACTTTCCTATGAGGAAGGGGATTACCTGGTGATCCCGGTGGGAACTACCTATCGGGTCGTCATGGAGTCTGAAGCGACCCGTTTTCTTGTCATCGAGTCATCGGGTCCGATCACAACTCCCAGAAGATATCGCAACGAACATGGGCAACTCCTGGAACACAGCCCCTATTGCGAGCGCGATATCCGGACACCGGAAGAACTTGTTACACATGATGAAAAGGGGAAGTTTGAGGTACGCGTCAAACTGCACAATCAATTGCACAGTTACGAATATGGTTTTCACCCATTAGATACTGTCGGGTGGGATGGATATTTGTATCCCTGGGCTTTTAATATCAAGAATTTTGAGCCTATTACAGGCAGAATTCATTTGCCTCCACCTGTGCATCAAACTTTTGAGGGGGAAGGGTTCGTGATCTGTTCTTTTGTCCCTCGGTTATTTGATTATCATCCGGAAGCCATCCCCGCACCATACTATCATAGCAATGTGGATAGCGATGAAGTCCTTTATTACGTGGATGGTCAATTCATGAGCCGGAAAGGAATTAGCGAAGGTTCGATGACGCTTCATCCGATGGGATTACCTCATGGGCCTCATCCTGGAACGATTGAAGCGAGTATCGGCAAAAAAGATACTTATGAATATGCAGTAATGATCGATACTTTCAAACCACTTCGCATCACCAAACAGGCCCTTTCTTGCGAAGACGAAAATTATGTGTATTCGTGGCTTCCAAAATCCTGA
- a CDS encoding fumarylacetoacetate hydrolase family protein codes for MKWVTYCDQSKEKVGWIVELQDEEYMIPLEAAADWFRSQGRDSPPVFESLLSLIEAGEEVSLQWKEIHGSIQSKPEVILEIGVPIRNVKLLAPIPRPPSIRDFYAFEEHVKNARGRRGLEVIPEWYEIPVFYFSNHLAVVGTGESIRRPKLSRCLDYELELACVIGKKGRDIPAEKAADYIFGYMIMNDWSARDLQIKEMKVGLGPAKGKDFATSLGPYLVTPDELDRYKTANGRYRLEMKAYINGNEISSGNFETIYYTFAQMIERASADVTLYPGEILGSGTVGNGCLLELGEEVHRWLEPGDTVSLSVTGMGTLTNNIIE; via the coding sequence ATGAAATGGGTGACGTATTGCGATCAGAGCAAAGAAAAGGTGGGCTGGATTGTTGAACTTCAGGATGAAGAGTACATGATTCCATTGGAGGCAGCAGCTGACTGGTTCCGATCACAAGGAAGGGATTCTCCGCCCGTATTTGAATCCCTACTGTCTCTTATTGAAGCGGGAGAAGAGGTTTCCTTGCAATGGAAGGAAATCCATGGATCGATACAAAGCAAACCGGAAGTCATTCTGGAGATTGGAGTACCAATACGCAATGTCAAGTTGCTCGCCCCCATACCCCGGCCCCCTTCGATACGTGATTTCTATGCATTTGAAGAACATGTTAAAAATGCGAGAGGGCGAAGAGGGCTTGAAGTGATTCCGGAATGGTATGAGATACCTGTCTTCTATTTTTCCAATCATCTGGCTGTAGTAGGTACAGGAGAATCGATTCGAAGGCCAAAGCTAAGCCGTTGCCTGGATTACGAATTGGAACTCGCCTGTGTCATCGGCAAAAAAGGTAGAGATATTCCTGCTGAGAAAGCTGCCGATTATATTTTTGGCTACATGATTATGAACGATTGGAGTGCCCGCGATCTTCAGATAAAAGAGATGAAGGTAGGTTTGGGACCGGCAAAAGGGAAAGATTTTGCCACATCCTTAGGTCCTTATCTCGTAACGCCTGATGAATTGGATCGTTACAAGACAGCCAACGGGCGTTATCGCTTGGAAATGAAAGCTTATATAAATGGAAACGAGATTTCATCCGGAAACTTTGAAACCATTTATTATACCTTCGCTCAGATGATTGAAAGAGCTTCAGCGGATGTCACCCTTTATCCGGGGGAAATTCTTGGCTCGGGAACCGTGGGAAACGGATGTTTGCTTGAACTGGGAGAAGAGGTTCATCGTTGGCTAGAACCGGGCGACACGGTCTCCCTCTCCGTTACAGGTATGGGAACCCTCACAAATAACATTATTGAATAG
- a CDS encoding DUF3870 domain-containing protein, whose translation MRNLPLEYDENHVLVAGFAQLPKGTTLYEVQKVIGFVMVVDRKTDTIMDASFTFVMDLTNQFISQLVKGYDLKLGMDPLVERIRNQVFVPALGAIIQAIRSAFDRYFECRNSSRMMTTVS comes from the coding sequence TTGCGTAATTTGCCTCTAGAATATGATGAAAATCATGTATTGGTAGCGGGTTTTGCTCAATTACCGAAAGGTACCACCCTATATGAAGTACAGAAAGTCATTGGTTTTGTAATGGTTGTGGATCGAAAGACCGATACGATTATGGATGCTTCTTTCACATTTGTGATGGATCTAACCAATCAATTCATTAGCCAGTTAGTAAAGGGATACGATTTAAAATTGGGAATGGATCCTTTGGTTGAACGTATCCGGAATCAAGTTTTTGTTCCGGCGTTAGGGGCCATCATCCAGGCCATTCGGTCGGCATTCGATCGCTACTTTGAATGTCGAAATTCTTCGAGAATGATGACAACTGTATCTTAA
- a CDS encoding TetR/AcrR family transcriptional regulator — protein sequence MIQLDKKNIQRIRIMQYFIEATVKIIKEEGIENVTIRKIADLAGYNSATIYNYFQEVSHLIFFAAMTFLKEYTDALPRYIAQGNSPLEKYILIWECFCKYSFAEPKIYHAIFSSDLGGQPEDLIQKYYTIFPTDITDLPEELIPMVLESNLTKRGRIALERCVKEGYIKEENAEEINEMATLVWQGMLTLLLNKRRNLSPNEAAQVVMNYIRQIVLNANHFEFPARQ from the coding sequence GTGATACAGTTGGACAAAAAAAACATTCAAAGGATCCGCATCATGCAGTATTTTATTGAAGCGACCGTGAAGATCATCAAAGAAGAAGGAATCGAAAATGTGACCATCCGCAAGATCGCCGATCTGGCGGGCTACAATAGCGCGACGATCTACAACTATTTTCAAGAAGTCTCTCACTTGATCTTCTTCGCGGCGATGACATTTCTAAAAGAGTATACGGATGCGCTTCCCCGCTATATCGCGCAAGGGAACAGCCCTTTGGAAAAGTATATCTTGATATGGGAATGCTTTTGCAAATACTCGTTTGCGGAACCTAAAATTTACCATGCTATTTTTTCATCCGATCTGGGCGGGCAACCGGAAGATTTGATCCAAAAGTACTATACGATTTTTCCCACCGACATCACGGATCTCCCGGAAGAGCTGATTCCGATGGTGCTCGAGTCAAATTTGACAAAGCGAGGAAGAATCGCTCTCGAAAGATGTGTCAAAGAAGGATACATCAAAGAAGAAAACGCGGAAGAGATCAACGAAATGGCTACATTGGTGTGGCAAGGAATGCTGACATTGCTCTTGAACAAAAGGCGCAACCTGAGTCCGAATGAAGCCGCACAGGTTGTGATGAACTATATCCGGCAAATCGTTCTCAACGCCAATCACTTTGAATTTCCGGCAAGGCAGTAA